A stretch of Bradyrhizobium diazoefficiens DNA encodes these proteins:
- a CDS encoding N-formylglutamate amidohydrolase — MTRFDGAMSPAFEIVEPAEWRAPVIFNSPHSGSTYPDEFLSASRIDLPQLRRSEDSFMDELIGHLSERGFPTVRVNFPRSYVDVNREPYELDPRMFTGRLPSFANTRSMRVAGGLGTIPRVVGDGQEIYRDRILVDDALARIETLYKPYHRALRRLINKVHQMFGTVVLVDCHSMPSVGVSRDEPRRPDIVIGDRYGTSCTPLLPDRVEETMTALGYSVGRNKPYAGGFITEHYGNPASGLHAVQLELNRAIYMDERRRERGPRFAQVASDFGILADVLATTIPFGDLGPFQAAAE; from the coding sequence ATGACCCGGTTTGACGGCGCCATGTCGCCAGCCTTCGAGATCGTGGAGCCCGCCGAGTGGCGCGCGCCTGTTATCTTCAACTCGCCCCATTCCGGCTCGACCTATCCGGACGAATTCCTGAGCGCCTCGCGGATCGACCTGCCGCAACTGCGGCGGTCGGAAGATTCCTTCATGGACGAGCTGATCGGCCATTTGAGCGAACGCGGCTTTCCGACCGTGCGGGTCAACTTTCCCCGCTCCTATGTCGACGTCAACCGCGAGCCCTATGAGCTCGACCCCCGCATGTTCACCGGCCGGCTGCCGAGCTTTGCCAACACCCGCTCAATGCGGGTCGCGGGTGGCCTTGGTACCATTCCGCGCGTGGTCGGTGACGGCCAGGAGATCTACCGCGACCGCATCCTGGTCGACGACGCGCTGGCGCGGATCGAGACGCTGTACAAGCCCTATCATCGCGCGCTGCGCCGGCTGATCAACAAGGTGCACCAGATGTTCGGCACCGTGGTGCTGGTCGACTGCCATTCGATGCCATCGGTCGGGGTCTCGCGCGACGAGCCGCGCCGGCCGGACATCGTGATCGGCGACCGCTACGGCACGAGCTGCACACCGCTCCTCCCTGACAGGGTCGAGGAAACCATGACCGCGCTCGGCTATTCGGTCGGCCGCAACAAGCCCTACGCCGGCGGTTTCATCACCGAACATTACGGTAACCCGGCGAGCGGCCTGCACGCGGTCCAGCTCGAGCTCAACCGCGCGATCTACATGGACGAACGGCGGCGCGAGCGCGGCCCACGCTTTGCGCAAGTGGCAAGCGACTTCGGCATCCTCGCCGACGTGCTGGCGACCACGATCCCGTTCGGCGATCTCGGCCCGTTCCAGGCTGCGGCGGAATAG
- the cpdR gene encoding cell cycle two-component system response regulator CpdR produces the protein MPKILLAEDDNDMRRFLVKALENAGFQVSSHDNGMAAYQRLREEPFEMLLTDIVMPEMDGIELARRASELDPDIKIMFITGFAAVALNSDSDAPKNAKVLSKPVHLRELVSEVNKMLAA, from the coding sequence ATGCCAAAAATCCTGCTCGCCGAAGACGACAACGACATGCGCCGTTTCCTGGTCAAGGCGCTGGAAAACGCCGGTTTTCAGGTTTCGTCCCATGACAACGGCATGGCCGCCTATCAGCGGTTGCGCGAGGAGCCGTTCGAGATGCTGCTCACCGACATCGTGATGCCGGAGATGGACGGTATCGAGCTCGCCCGCCGGGCCTCGGAACTCGATCCCGACATCAAGATCATGTTCATCACGGGCTTCGCCGCGGTCGCCCTGAACTCGGATTCGGACGCTCCCAAGAACGCCAAGGTGCTGTCGAAGCCCGTTCACCTGCGCGAATTGGTAAGCGAAGTGAACAAGATGCTGGCTGCCTAA